From Zingiber officinale cultivar Zhangliang chromosome 5B, Zo_v1.1, whole genome shotgun sequence, the proteins below share one genomic window:
- the LOC121986361 gene encoding uncharacterized protein LOC121986361 — protein sequence MSWWQRKVVIPVKRAWLAVSARVIKSRKHGGGILKLNDDVQMCGYRDVQVMWEILTKSDVETSTVSKPRKRSFWRLSSWYSRATST from the exons ATGTCTTGGTGGCAGAGGAAGGTAGTGATCCCCGTCAAGCGAGCGTGGCTCGCCGTCTCCGCTCGCGTCATCAAGTCGCGCAAGCACG GTGGGGGAATACTTAAACTCAACGACGATGTGCAAATGTGTGGATACCGGGATGTGCAAGTTATGTGGGAAATCTTAACTAAATCTGATGTGGAAACATCAACCGTGTCAAAGCCGCGCAAGAGATCATTTTGGAGGCTCTCATCTTGGTATAGTAGAGCGACATCAACCTAG